One Brachyhypopomus gauderio isolate BG-103 unplaced genomic scaffold, BGAUD_0.2 sc67, whole genome shotgun sequence DNA segment encodes these proteins:
- the zfyve27 gene encoding protrudin isoform X5 produces MQPAAGAADTQESPEGSGDRAEITISISAKDSCLDTTAEHASPRVLTLDLLNMVISYKRMTIFLEPVTDAVEVLRYLLGWRMPLCSLFCCILLNMLFITLSQVAWFSLLLMLVSIPAALGYLGDRCQCVASETAVQKKRYHAVQRRELQTVNLSRQEAMLEVKGLLKQLDELLSQACVYAESVYKMLYWESHVASSMFYGFLLMIVCLLYTAPVGWSLSLINSALFLWNRNFCRVVLQLKELFHAPPHAPPPDPTQAPSADRGSEKCDQYMGNPPDQTPTPPSLEDLSPGSVEEAEEAEPDDEFKDAIEENQLALQDDEEVSVGGPDYDSVSDNGLLSRNEPIRSRVSKLTEKLRKRVPTNPTGNCSSCASAFSVLKKRRYCTNCGVSFCSRCCSYKVFRSSMGATAPEAQRETVFVCSPCNKSLIGK; encoded by the exons ATGCAGCCTGCGGCGGGGGCAGCAGACACCCAGGAGTCTCCGGAGGGCAGTGGGGACCGTGCAGAGATCACTATCTCAATATCTGCAAAAGACTCGTGCCTGGACACCACCGCCGAGCACGCTAGCCCCCGAGTGTTGACGTTAGACCTCCTTAACATGGTGATCTCCTACAAGAGGATGACCATCTTTCTGGAACCGGTCACTGATGCAGTTGAGGTACTGCGCTACCTGCTGGG gtggagaaTGCCTCTCTGTTCTTTGTTCTGCTGCATCCTTCTGAACATGCTCTTCATCACCCTGAGTCAAG tggccTGGTTCTCTCTTCTGCTGATGCTGGTATCCATCCCAGCTGCGCTGGGTTACCTTGGTGACCGATGCCAGTGTGTTGCCAGTGAGACGGCGGTACAGAAGAAGAGGTACCACGCAGTGCAACGTCGAGAGCTGCAGACCGTCAACCTGAGTCGCCAGGAAGCCATGCTGGAGGTCAAGGGCCT actGAAGCAGTTGGATGAACTCCTGAGTCAGGCTTGTGTGTATGCTGAGTCTGTGTATAAGATGTTGTATTGGGAGAGTCACGTTGCTTCTTCTAT GTTCTACGGTTTTCTCCTGATGATAGTCTGTTTGCTCTACACTGCTCCTGTGGGCTGGAGTCTGTCTTTGATCAACAGCGCCCTCTTCCTCTGGAACAGAAACTTCTGCAGAG TCGTGCTGCAGCTAAAGGAGCTGTTCCATGCCCCGccccatgccccgcccccagaCCCGACCCAGGCCCCGTCTGCAGACAGAGGGTCAGAAAAGTGTGACCAATACATGGGCAACCCACCAGACcagacccccacaccacccagcCTGGAG GATCTGTCACCAGGGAGTGTTGAAGAGGCTGAGGAGGCAGAGCCTGATGACGAGTTTAAAGATGCCATAGAG GAGAACCAGCTGGCCCTCCAG GATGATGAGGAGGTGTCCGTGGGTGGTCCTGATTACGACTCCGTGTCTGATAACGGCTTGTTGAGCAGGAATGAGCCCATCCGCAGCAGAGTGTCCAAGCTCACGGAGAAACTGCGCAAGCGTGTACCCACCAACCCCACCG GTAACTGCTCCAGCTGTGCCTCTGCGTTCTCCGTGTTAAAGAAAAGG AGATACTGCACTAACTGTGGAGTCAGCTTCTGTTCTCGCTGCTGCTCTTACAAAGTGTTCAGATCCAGTATGGGAGCCACAG CTCCTGAGGCCCAGAGGGAGACGGTGTTTGTGTGCAGCCCGTGTAATAAGTCACTCATTGGCAAGTAG
- the zfyve27 gene encoding protrudin isoform X6 — MQPAAGAADTQESPEGSGDRAEITISISAKDSCLDTTAEHASPRVLTLDLLNMVISYKRMTIFLEPVTDAVEVLRYLLGWRMPLCSLFCCILLNMLFITLSQVAWFSLLLMLVSIPAALGYLGDRCQCVASETAVQKKRYHAVQRRELQTVNLSRQEAMLEVKGLLKQLDELLSQACVYAESVYKMLYWESHVASSMFYGFLLMIVCLLYTAPVGWSLSLINSALFLWNRNFCRVVLQLKELFHAPPHAPPPDPTQAPSADRGSEKCDQYMGNPPDQTPTPPSLEDLSPGSVEEAEEAEPDDEFKDAIEDDEEVSVGGPDYDSVSDNGLLSRNEPIRSRVSKLTEKLRKRVPTNPTGNCSSCASAFSVLKKRRYCTNCGVSFCSRCCSYKVFRSSMGATAPEAQRETVFVCSPCNKSLIGK, encoded by the exons ATGCAGCCTGCGGCGGGGGCAGCAGACACCCAGGAGTCTCCGGAGGGCAGTGGGGACCGTGCAGAGATCACTATCTCAATATCTGCAAAAGACTCGTGCCTGGACACCACCGCCGAGCACGCTAGCCCCCGAGTGTTGACGTTAGACCTCCTTAACATGGTGATCTCCTACAAGAGGATGACCATCTTTCTGGAACCGGTCACTGATGCAGTTGAGGTACTGCGCTACCTGCTGGG gtggagaaTGCCTCTCTGTTCTTTGTTCTGCTGCATCCTTCTGAACATGCTCTTCATCACCCTGAGTCAAG tggccTGGTTCTCTCTTCTGCTGATGCTGGTATCCATCCCAGCTGCGCTGGGTTACCTTGGTGACCGATGCCAGTGTGTTGCCAGTGAGACGGCGGTACAGAAGAAGAGGTACCACGCAGTGCAACGTCGAGAGCTGCAGACCGTCAACCTGAGTCGCCAGGAAGCCATGCTGGAGGTCAAGGGCCT actGAAGCAGTTGGATGAACTCCTGAGTCAGGCTTGTGTGTATGCTGAGTCTGTGTATAAGATGTTGTATTGGGAGAGTCACGTTGCTTCTTCTAT GTTCTACGGTTTTCTCCTGATGATAGTCTGTTTGCTCTACACTGCTCCTGTGGGCTGGAGTCTGTCTTTGATCAACAGCGCCCTCTTCCTCTGGAACAGAAACTTCTGCAGAG TCGTGCTGCAGCTAAAGGAGCTGTTCCATGCCCCGccccatgccccgcccccagaCCCGACCCAGGCCCCGTCTGCAGACAGAGGGTCAGAAAAGTGTGACCAATACATGGGCAACCCACCAGACcagacccccacaccacccagcCTGGAG GATCTGTCACCAGGGAGTGTTGAAGAGGCTGAGGAGGCAGAGCCTGATGACGAGTTTAAAGATGCCATAGAG GATGATGAGGAGGTGTCCGTGGGTGGTCCTGATTACGACTCCGTGTCTGATAACGGCTTGTTGAGCAGGAATGAGCCCATCCGCAGCAGAGTGTCCAAGCTCACGGAGAAACTGCGCAAGCGTGTACCCACCAACCCCACCG GTAACTGCTCCAGCTGTGCCTCTGCGTTCTCCGTGTTAAAGAAAAGG AGATACTGCACTAACTGTGGAGTCAGCTTCTGTTCTCGCTGCTGCTCTTACAAAGTGTTCAGATCCAGTATGGGAGCCACAG CTCCTGAGGCCCAGAGGGAGACGGTGTTTGTGTGCAGCCCGTGTAATAAGTCACTCATTGGCAAGTAG
- the zfyve27 gene encoding protrudin isoform X1, which yields MQPAAGAADTQESPEGSGDRAEITISISAKDSCLDTTAEHASPRVLTLDLLNMVISYKRMTIFLEPVTDAVEVLRYLLGWRMPLCSLFCCILLNMLFITLSQVAWFSLLLMLVSIPAALGYLGDRCQCVASETAVQKKRYHAVQRRELQTVNLSRQEAMLEVKGLLKQLDELLSQACVYAESVYKMLYWESHVASSMFYGFLLMIVCLLYTAPVGWSLSLINSALFLWNRNFCRVVLQLKELFHAPPHAPPPDPTQAPSADRGSEKCDQYMGNPPDQTPTPPSLEDLSPGSVEEAEEAEPDDEFKDAIEENQLALQEAQLSFVVWPAVYGLSKALWRRIVHKDDEEVSVGGPDYDSVSDNGLLSRNEPIRSRVSKLTEKLRKRVPTNPTGNCSSCASAFSVLKKRRYCTNCGVSFCSRCCSYKVFRSSMGATAPEAQRETVFVCSPCNKSLIGK from the exons ATGCAGCCTGCGGCGGGGGCAGCAGACACCCAGGAGTCTCCGGAGGGCAGTGGGGACCGTGCAGAGATCACTATCTCAATATCTGCAAAAGACTCGTGCCTGGACACCACCGCCGAGCACGCTAGCCCCCGAGTGTTGACGTTAGACCTCCTTAACATGGTGATCTCCTACAAGAGGATGACCATCTTTCTGGAACCGGTCACTGATGCAGTTGAGGTACTGCGCTACCTGCTGGG gtggagaaTGCCTCTCTGTTCTTTGTTCTGCTGCATCCTTCTGAACATGCTCTTCATCACCCTGAGTCAAG tggccTGGTTCTCTCTTCTGCTGATGCTGGTATCCATCCCAGCTGCGCTGGGTTACCTTGGTGACCGATGCCAGTGTGTTGCCAGTGAGACGGCGGTACAGAAGAAGAGGTACCACGCAGTGCAACGTCGAGAGCTGCAGACCGTCAACCTGAGTCGCCAGGAAGCCATGCTGGAGGTCAAGGGCCT actGAAGCAGTTGGATGAACTCCTGAGTCAGGCTTGTGTGTATGCTGAGTCTGTGTATAAGATGTTGTATTGGGAGAGTCACGTTGCTTCTTCTAT GTTCTACGGTTTTCTCCTGATGATAGTCTGTTTGCTCTACACTGCTCCTGTGGGCTGGAGTCTGTCTTTGATCAACAGCGCCCTCTTCCTCTGGAACAGAAACTTCTGCAGAG TCGTGCTGCAGCTAAAGGAGCTGTTCCATGCCCCGccccatgccccgcccccagaCCCGACCCAGGCCCCGTCTGCAGACAGAGGGTCAGAAAAGTGTGACCAATACATGGGCAACCCACCAGACcagacccccacaccacccagcCTGGAG GATCTGTCACCAGGGAGTGTTGAAGAGGCTGAGGAGGCAGAGCCTGATGACGAGTTTAAAGATGCCATAGAG GAGAACCAGCTGGCCCTCCAG GAAGCACAGCTGTCTTTTGTG GTGTGGCCAGCAGTCTATGGGCTGTCCAAAGCCCTGTGGAGACGCATAGTTCATAAG GATGATGAGGAGGTGTCCGTGGGTGGTCCTGATTACGACTCCGTGTCTGATAACGGCTTGTTGAGCAGGAATGAGCCCATCCGCAGCAGAGTGTCCAAGCTCACGGAGAAACTGCGCAAGCGTGTACCCACCAACCCCACCG GTAACTGCTCCAGCTGTGCCTCTGCGTTCTCCGTGTTAAAGAAAAGG AGATACTGCACTAACTGTGGAGTCAGCTTCTGTTCTCGCTGCTGCTCTTACAAAGTGTTCAGATCCAGTATGGGAGCCACAG CTCCTGAGGCCCAGAGGGAGACGGTGTTTGTGTGCAGCCCGTGTAATAAGTCACTCATTGGCAAGTAG
- the zfyve27 gene encoding protrudin isoform X4 → MQPAAGAADTQESPEGSGDRAEITISISAKDSCLDTTAEHASPRVLTLDLLNMVISYKRMTIFLEPVTDAVEVLRYLLGWRMPLCSLFCCILLNMLFITLSQVAWFSLLLMLVSIPAALGYLGDRCQCVASETAVQKKRYHAVQRRELQTVNLSRQEAMLEVKGLLKQLDELLSQACVYAESVYKMLYWESHVASSMFYGFLLMIVCLLYTAPVGWSLSLINSALFLWNRNFCRVVLQLKELFHAPPHAPPPDPTQAPSADRGSEKCDQYMGNPPDQTPTPPSLEDLSPGSVEEAEEAEPDDEFKDAIEENQLALQEAQLSFVDDEEVSVGGPDYDSVSDNGLLSRNEPIRSRVSKLTEKLRKRVPTNPTGNCSSCASAFSVLKKRRYCTNCGVSFCSRCCSYKVFRSSMGATAPEAQRETVFVCSPCNKSLIGK, encoded by the exons ATGCAGCCTGCGGCGGGGGCAGCAGACACCCAGGAGTCTCCGGAGGGCAGTGGGGACCGTGCAGAGATCACTATCTCAATATCTGCAAAAGACTCGTGCCTGGACACCACCGCCGAGCACGCTAGCCCCCGAGTGTTGACGTTAGACCTCCTTAACATGGTGATCTCCTACAAGAGGATGACCATCTTTCTGGAACCGGTCACTGATGCAGTTGAGGTACTGCGCTACCTGCTGGG gtggagaaTGCCTCTCTGTTCTTTGTTCTGCTGCATCCTTCTGAACATGCTCTTCATCACCCTGAGTCAAG tggccTGGTTCTCTCTTCTGCTGATGCTGGTATCCATCCCAGCTGCGCTGGGTTACCTTGGTGACCGATGCCAGTGTGTTGCCAGTGAGACGGCGGTACAGAAGAAGAGGTACCACGCAGTGCAACGTCGAGAGCTGCAGACCGTCAACCTGAGTCGCCAGGAAGCCATGCTGGAGGTCAAGGGCCT actGAAGCAGTTGGATGAACTCCTGAGTCAGGCTTGTGTGTATGCTGAGTCTGTGTATAAGATGTTGTATTGGGAGAGTCACGTTGCTTCTTCTAT GTTCTACGGTTTTCTCCTGATGATAGTCTGTTTGCTCTACACTGCTCCTGTGGGCTGGAGTCTGTCTTTGATCAACAGCGCCCTCTTCCTCTGGAACAGAAACTTCTGCAGAG TCGTGCTGCAGCTAAAGGAGCTGTTCCATGCCCCGccccatgccccgcccccagaCCCGACCCAGGCCCCGTCTGCAGACAGAGGGTCAGAAAAGTGTGACCAATACATGGGCAACCCACCAGACcagacccccacaccacccagcCTGGAG GATCTGTCACCAGGGAGTGTTGAAGAGGCTGAGGAGGCAGAGCCTGATGACGAGTTTAAAGATGCCATAGAG GAGAACCAGCTGGCCCTCCAG GAAGCACAGCTGTCTTTTGTG GATGATGAGGAGGTGTCCGTGGGTGGTCCTGATTACGACTCCGTGTCTGATAACGGCTTGTTGAGCAGGAATGAGCCCATCCGCAGCAGAGTGTCCAAGCTCACGGAGAAACTGCGCAAGCGTGTACCCACCAACCCCACCG GTAACTGCTCCAGCTGTGCCTCTGCGTTCTCCGTGTTAAAGAAAAGG AGATACTGCACTAACTGTGGAGTCAGCTTCTGTTCTCGCTGCTGCTCTTACAAAGTGTTCAGATCCAGTATGGGAGCCACAG CTCCTGAGGCCCAGAGGGAGACGGTGTTTGTGTGCAGCCCGTGTAATAAGTCACTCATTGGCAAGTAG
- the zfyve27 gene encoding protrudin isoform X2, which produces MQPAAGAADTQESPEGSGDRAEITISISAKDSCLDTTAEHASPRVLTLDLLNMVISYKRMTIFLEPVTDAVEVLRYLLGWRMPLCSLFCCILLNMLFITLSQVAWFSLLLMLVSIPAALGYLGDRCQCVASETAVQKKRYHAVQRRELQTVNLSRQEAMLEVKGLLKQLDELLSQACVYAESVYKMLYWESHVASSMFYGFLLMIVCLLYTAPVGWSLSLINSALFLWNRNFCRVVLQLKELFHAPPHAPPPDPTQAPSADRGSEKCDQYMGNPPDQTPTPPSLEDLSPGSVEEAEEAEPDDEFKDAIEENQLALQVWPAVYGLSKALWRRIVHKDDEEVSVGGPDYDSVSDNGLLSRNEPIRSRVSKLTEKLRKRVPTNPTGNCSSCASAFSVLKKRRYCTNCGVSFCSRCCSYKVFRSSMGATAPEAQRETVFVCSPCNKSLIGK; this is translated from the exons ATGCAGCCTGCGGCGGGGGCAGCAGACACCCAGGAGTCTCCGGAGGGCAGTGGGGACCGTGCAGAGATCACTATCTCAATATCTGCAAAAGACTCGTGCCTGGACACCACCGCCGAGCACGCTAGCCCCCGAGTGTTGACGTTAGACCTCCTTAACATGGTGATCTCCTACAAGAGGATGACCATCTTTCTGGAACCGGTCACTGATGCAGTTGAGGTACTGCGCTACCTGCTGGG gtggagaaTGCCTCTCTGTTCTTTGTTCTGCTGCATCCTTCTGAACATGCTCTTCATCACCCTGAGTCAAG tggccTGGTTCTCTCTTCTGCTGATGCTGGTATCCATCCCAGCTGCGCTGGGTTACCTTGGTGACCGATGCCAGTGTGTTGCCAGTGAGACGGCGGTACAGAAGAAGAGGTACCACGCAGTGCAACGTCGAGAGCTGCAGACCGTCAACCTGAGTCGCCAGGAAGCCATGCTGGAGGTCAAGGGCCT actGAAGCAGTTGGATGAACTCCTGAGTCAGGCTTGTGTGTATGCTGAGTCTGTGTATAAGATGTTGTATTGGGAGAGTCACGTTGCTTCTTCTAT GTTCTACGGTTTTCTCCTGATGATAGTCTGTTTGCTCTACACTGCTCCTGTGGGCTGGAGTCTGTCTTTGATCAACAGCGCCCTCTTCCTCTGGAACAGAAACTTCTGCAGAG TCGTGCTGCAGCTAAAGGAGCTGTTCCATGCCCCGccccatgccccgcccccagaCCCGACCCAGGCCCCGTCTGCAGACAGAGGGTCAGAAAAGTGTGACCAATACATGGGCAACCCACCAGACcagacccccacaccacccagcCTGGAG GATCTGTCACCAGGGAGTGTTGAAGAGGCTGAGGAGGCAGAGCCTGATGACGAGTTTAAAGATGCCATAGAG GAGAACCAGCTGGCCCTCCAG GTGTGGCCAGCAGTCTATGGGCTGTCCAAAGCCCTGTGGAGACGCATAGTTCATAAG GATGATGAGGAGGTGTCCGTGGGTGGTCCTGATTACGACTCCGTGTCTGATAACGGCTTGTTGAGCAGGAATGAGCCCATCCGCAGCAGAGTGTCCAAGCTCACGGAGAAACTGCGCAAGCGTGTACCCACCAACCCCACCG GTAACTGCTCCAGCTGTGCCTCTGCGTTCTCCGTGTTAAAGAAAAGG AGATACTGCACTAACTGTGGAGTCAGCTTCTGTTCTCGCTGCTGCTCTTACAAAGTGTTCAGATCCAGTATGGGAGCCACAG CTCCTGAGGCCCAGAGGGAGACGGTGTTTGTGTGCAGCCCGTGTAATAAGTCACTCATTGGCAAGTAG
- the zfyve27 gene encoding protrudin isoform X3, translating into MQPAAGAADTQESPEGSGDRAEITISISAKDSCLDTTAEHASPRVLTLDLLNMVISYKRMTIFLEPVTDAVEVLRYLLGWRMPLCSLFCCILLNMLFITLSQVAWFSLLLMLVSIPAALGYLGDRCQCVASETAVQKKRYHAVQRRELQTVNLSRQEAMLEVKGLLKQLDELLSQACVYAESVYKMLYWESHVASSMFYGFLLMIVCLLYTAPVGWSLSLINSALFLWNRNFCRVVLQLKELFHAPPHAPPPDPTQAPSADRGSEKCDQYMGNPPDQTPTPPSLEDLSPGSVEEAEEAEPDDEFKDAIEVWPAVYGLSKALWRRIVHKDDEEVSVGGPDYDSVSDNGLLSRNEPIRSRVSKLTEKLRKRVPTNPTGNCSSCASAFSVLKKRRYCTNCGVSFCSRCCSYKVFRSSMGATAPEAQRETVFVCSPCNKSLIGK; encoded by the exons ATGCAGCCTGCGGCGGGGGCAGCAGACACCCAGGAGTCTCCGGAGGGCAGTGGGGACCGTGCAGAGATCACTATCTCAATATCTGCAAAAGACTCGTGCCTGGACACCACCGCCGAGCACGCTAGCCCCCGAGTGTTGACGTTAGACCTCCTTAACATGGTGATCTCCTACAAGAGGATGACCATCTTTCTGGAACCGGTCACTGATGCAGTTGAGGTACTGCGCTACCTGCTGGG gtggagaaTGCCTCTCTGTTCTTTGTTCTGCTGCATCCTTCTGAACATGCTCTTCATCACCCTGAGTCAAG tggccTGGTTCTCTCTTCTGCTGATGCTGGTATCCATCCCAGCTGCGCTGGGTTACCTTGGTGACCGATGCCAGTGTGTTGCCAGTGAGACGGCGGTACAGAAGAAGAGGTACCACGCAGTGCAACGTCGAGAGCTGCAGACCGTCAACCTGAGTCGCCAGGAAGCCATGCTGGAGGTCAAGGGCCT actGAAGCAGTTGGATGAACTCCTGAGTCAGGCTTGTGTGTATGCTGAGTCTGTGTATAAGATGTTGTATTGGGAGAGTCACGTTGCTTCTTCTAT GTTCTACGGTTTTCTCCTGATGATAGTCTGTTTGCTCTACACTGCTCCTGTGGGCTGGAGTCTGTCTTTGATCAACAGCGCCCTCTTCCTCTGGAACAGAAACTTCTGCAGAG TCGTGCTGCAGCTAAAGGAGCTGTTCCATGCCCCGccccatgccccgcccccagaCCCGACCCAGGCCCCGTCTGCAGACAGAGGGTCAGAAAAGTGTGACCAATACATGGGCAACCCACCAGACcagacccccacaccacccagcCTGGAG GATCTGTCACCAGGGAGTGTTGAAGAGGCTGAGGAGGCAGAGCCTGATGACGAGTTTAAAGATGCCATAGAG GTGTGGCCAGCAGTCTATGGGCTGTCCAAAGCCCTGTGGAGACGCATAGTTCATAAG GATGATGAGGAGGTGTCCGTGGGTGGTCCTGATTACGACTCCGTGTCTGATAACGGCTTGTTGAGCAGGAATGAGCCCATCCGCAGCAGAGTGTCCAAGCTCACGGAGAAACTGCGCAAGCGTGTACCCACCAACCCCACCG GTAACTGCTCCAGCTGTGCCTCTGCGTTCTCCGTGTTAAAGAAAAGG AGATACTGCACTAACTGTGGAGTCAGCTTCTGTTCTCGCTGCTGCTCTTACAAAGTGTTCAGATCCAGTATGGGAGCCACAG CTCCTGAGGCCCAGAGGGAGACGGTGTTTGTGTGCAGCCCGTGTAATAAGTCACTCATTGGCAAGTAG